From Centropristis striata isolate RG_2023a ecotype Rhode Island chromosome 16, C.striata_1.0, whole genome shotgun sequence, a single genomic window includes:
- the lingo2b gene encoding leucine-rich repeat and immunoglobulin-like domain-containing nogo receptor-interacting protein 2b has translation MTEGNVGKRDMRHPALNHCHLFLGGALLLLLVSPALSCPARCECSAQSKSVSCHRKRLPTIPEGIPIETRVLDLSKNKLRIITPDNFSSFQQLEDLDLSDNLISVVEPNAFRSQLALRSLNFRSNLLQLVPVGVLSGLTNLTRIDLSHNRLVVLLDHAFQDLRRLSSLEVGDNELVFISQRAFTGLLGLQSLTLERSNLTVVPTDALAHLHSLVELRMCYLSISFLKPYSFKRLSRLRRLEIDYWPWLDTLPPYSLHGLNLTTLFITNTNLSAFPGAALRNLPYLTHLNLSYCRIQHIHQGELGQLPHLLELHLQGAQLISIEPFAFAGLKSLQLLDVSQNRLDSLESGVFASPDSLQRLCLGGNPLVCDCRLLWLLNSHKPPSLQILDVQPECSAPEHLLGKPLRDLKEPLVSRYMTCTKPRIGPNTTQLLMADEGQPARLSCTAEGAPRPSVVWITPHRRYITTKSSGRVEVQPDGTLEIKAAELHDSGVYLCIASNPAGNASLSASLAVKSLGIGDRFHYSNRSSNYMTDSNSTWGNGTVLYNMTVPIDIKTIIISTAMGCLSFLGVVIFCFLLLFAWSRGKGRHKSNFDIEYVPRKSNGASADVAETSGPRRVNMKMI, from the coding sequence ATGACAGAGGGCAACGTGGGTAAAAGAGACATGCGACACCCAGCCCTGAACCACTGCCACCTCTTCCTGGGCGGGGCCTTGCTGCTTCTCCTGGTCAGCCCGGCTTTGAGCTGCCCCGCCCGATGTGAGTGCTCCGCCCAAAGCAAGTCGGTTAGTTGCCACCGCAAGCGACTGCCCACCATCCCTGAAGGCATCCCCATCGAGACCCGCGTCCTGGACCTCAGTAAGAACAAGCTACGTATCATAACACCGGACAACTTCTCTTCATTCCAGCAGCTGGAGGACCTGGACCTCAGCGACAACCTCATCAGTGTGGTTGAGCCCAACGCATTTCGTTCTCAACTTGCTCTCCGCTCGCTCAACTTTCGCAGTAACTTGCTCCAGCTGGTGCCTGTTGGTGTACTGTCAGGCCTGACCAACCTCACCCGCATCGACCTCAGCCACAACCGATTGGTGGTTCTCCTGGATCATGCCTTCCAAGATCTGCGGCGATTGTCATCCCTAGAGGTGGGTGACAACGAACTGGTTTTCATCTCTCAGCGGGCCTTTACAGGATTACTTGGACTCCAAAGTCTGACCCTAGAACGTTCCAATCTGACCGTGGTTCCTACTGATGCTTTGGCACATCTGCACAGCCTGGTGGAACTGCGCATGTGCTACTTGAGCATCAGTTTTCTCAAGCCTTACTCCTTTAAGAGGTTATCACGTCTCCGCCGACTAGAGATTGATTACTGGCCCTGGCTGGACACACTGCCTCCCTATTCACTGCACGGCCTCAACCTCACAACGTTGTTCATAACCAACACTAACCTGTCTGCCTTCCCCGGCGCAGCACTGCGCAACCTGCCCTACCTCACACATCTCAACTTGTCCTACTGCCGCATCCAGCACATCCATCAGGGAGAGCTGGGCCAACTCCCACACCTGCTGGAGCTTCACCTCCAAGGGGCTCAGCTGATTTCGATCGAGCCCTTTGCCTTTGCGGGCCTCAAATCATTGCAACTACTGGATGTTTCACAGAACCGCCTGGACTCTCTGGAGAGCGGAGTGTTTGCCTCGCCAGACAGCCTCCAGAGGCTCTGTCTGGGTGGAAACCCATTAGTGTGCGACTGCAGATTGCTTTGGCTGCTCAATAGCCATAAGCCCCCCTCTCTGCAGATTCTGGATGTGCAGCCAGAGTGCAGCGCCCCTGAGCACCTCCTGGGGAAACCTCTCCGTGACCTCAAGGAGCCTCTGGTCTCTAGATACATGACCTGCACCAAACCACGGATTGGACCCAACACGACCCAGCTGCTGATGGCTGATGAGGGTCAGCCTGCCCGCCTGAGCTGCACGGCAGAGGGAGCGCCTCGGCCCTCGGTGGTATGGATTACACCTCACAGACGCTACATCACGACCAAGAGCAGTGGCAGGGTGGAAGTCCAACCAGACGGTACCCTGGAGATCAAGGCAGCAGAGCTGCACGACAGCGGGGTGTACTTGTGTATTGCCAGTAACCCTGCTGGCAATGCTAGTCTGTCGGCCTCTTTAGCTGTGAAGAGCCTGGGCATTGGGGACAGATTTCACTATAGCAACAGGAGCTCAAACTATATGACAGACTCTAACAGCACTTGGGGGAATGGGACTGTACTGTACAACATGACAGTCCCTATAGACATTAAAACTATCATTATATCTACAGCCATGGGCTGCCTGTCCTTCCTAGGTGTGGTTATCTTCTGCTTCCTGCTTCTTTTCGCCTGGAGCCGAGGGAAAGGACGCCATAAGAGCAACTTTGATATCGAGTACGTCCCTCGCAAATCCAACGGGGCGTCAGCAGATGTTGCAGAAACAAGCGGCCCACGACGGGTcaacatgaaaatgatttaa